One region of Eupeodes corollae chromosome 1, idEupCoro1.1, whole genome shotgun sequence genomic DNA includes:
- the LOC129940830 gene encoding uncharacterized protein LOC129940830 produces the protein MEILGHQIEKIAGFCKPLSGHILKIRWPQTISYQELSRRTGQRRLDIDIRKRKWQWIGHTLRKPNDDIAKQSFDWNPQGSRRVGRPRTTWKSTVRSQANSQRKTWPVKGLQ, from the coding sequence ATGGAAATTCTCGGCCACCAAATCGAGAAAATTGCAGGCTTTTGTAAACCGCTGTCTGGTCACATCCTTAAAATTCGGTGGCCACAAACAATATCTTACCAGGAATTGTCGCGTAGGACAGGTCAGAGGCGCTTGGACATCGACATCAGAAAGCGcaaatggcaatggattggtcaCACTCTGAGAAAACCAAACGATGATATTGCGAAGCAGTCTTTTGATTGGAATCCTCAGGGGTCACGGCGGGTTGGAAGACCAAGAACAACATGGAAATCTACAGTGCGATCGCAAGCTAACTCCCAGAGAAAGACGTGGCCAGTTAAGGGCCTCCAATAA